In the Hordeum vulgare subsp. vulgare chromosome 7H, MorexV3_pseudomolecules_assembly, whole genome shotgun sequence genome, one interval contains:
- the LOC123411599 gene encoding LOB domain-containing protein 18-like, with translation MSGSSTSVGVGVGAMLSGSSGGPCGACKFLRRKCTDDCIFAPYFDSDQGVEHFTAVHKVFGASNVSKLLNQTPPQKRLDAAITICYEAKARLRDPAYGCVADIFALQQQVENLQAEVGFLHARLRTLQQTSPPPFPSPPYMPMTTEFSISEMASLSNVPNTIDISSLFDPSMQWAFQQQQEHHQQRHQQPCGQTEEGSGGIGNTNSNSGDLQALARELLDRRSTRSTP, from the exons ATGAGTGGCTCATCGACTAGTGTGGGCGTCGGTGTTGGCGCCATGCTAAGTGGTAGCAGTGGAGGTCCGTGTGGGGCATGCAAGTTTCTGCGACGCAAGTGCACGGATGATTGCATCTTCGCGCCTTATTTCGACTCAGATCAAGGGGTGGAGCACTTCACCGCGGTGCACAAGGTGTTTGGTGCGAGCAATGTTTCCAAGCTCCTTAATCAAACCCCTCCCCAAAAGCGCCTTGACGCCGCCATCACTATATGTTACGAGGCAAAGGCACGCCTCCGTGACCCTGCCTACGGCTGTGTCGCTGACATCTTCGCCCTCCAGCAACAG GTAGAGAACCTCCAAGCAGAGGTTGGCTTCCTACATGCCCGCCTCAGGACACTTCAACAAACTTCACCGCCTCCTTTTCCGTCCCCGCCATACATGCCCATGACCACTGAGTTCTCCATTTCTGAAATGGCATCATTGTCAAATGTCCCAAACACCATCGACATATCCTCATTATTTGACCCGTCGATGCAGTGGGCCttccaacagcaacaagaacaccaccaacAGCGACACCAACAACCATGTGGGCAGACAGAGGAAGGCTCTGGCGGTATAGGAAACACCAACTCCAATAGCGGCGACTTGCAAGCTCTAGCCAGGGAGCTCTTGGACCGAAGGTCGACAAGATCGACGCCCTAG